The following are encoded together in the Astyanax mexicanus isolate ESR-SI-001 chromosome 8, AstMex3_surface, whole genome shotgun sequence genome:
- the prtfdc1b gene encoding phosphoribosyltransferase domain-containing protein 1b translates to MAATAVNKLPDSAERGVVIPDNWPGYPLDLFTFPEHYSGDLDCVYIPHGVIMDRTERLARNIMDDLGDRDIVVLCVLKGGYQFCSDLVERIKVLSCNSSKSLLMRVDFIRLKSYLNDRSTQDLQIIGAESLSVLSGKNVLIVEAIVDTGKTMKTLLTHVRAFKPNMIRVAGLLVKRVPNSSGCLPDYVGFEIPNRFVVGYALDYNEYFRDLNHICVISESGKQKYKV, encoded by the exons ATGGCCGCCACGGCGGTAAATAAACTCCCGGACAGCGCGGAGAGAGGCGTCGTG ATCCCTGACAACTGGCCGGGATATCCCCTGGACCTTTTTACTTTTCCCGAGCATTACTCTGGGGATCTGGACTGTGTCTATATTCCACATGGCGTCATCATGGACAG GACGGAGAGGCTGGCCAGGAACATCATGGATGACCTTGGAGACCGAGACATCGTGGTCCTGTGTGTGCTGAAGGGAGGTTATCAGTTCTGCTCTGACCTTGTGGAGCGCATCAAAGTCCTGAGCTGCAACTCCAGCAAGTCTCTCCTCATGCGGGTGGACTTCATACGCCTGAAGAGCTACTTG AATGACCGGTCGACGCAGGACCTCCAGATAATTGGAGCAGAGAGTTTGTCTGTGCTGAGCGGAAAG AACGTCCTGATTGTGGAG gctaTAGTAGACACAGGTAAAACCATGAAGACTCTCCTGACCCATGTCCGAGCCTTCAAACCCAACATGATcagagtggcagg TTTGCTGGTGAAAAGGGTCCCAAACAGCTCGGGCTGTCTGCCGGACT ATGTTGGTTTTGAGATCCCAAACCGGTTTGTGGTCGGTTACGCTCTAGATTACAACGAATACTTCAGAGATCTCAAC cACATCTGTGTGATCAGTGAGAGCGGGAAGCAGAAGTATAAGGTTTGA